The proteins below come from a single Juglans regia cultivar Chandler chromosome 12, Walnut 2.0, whole genome shotgun sequence genomic window:
- the LOC109005945 gene encoding probable serine/threonine-protein kinase At1g54610 → MGCVFGRQVSAKPISVEKERKQEEVRAEKTEVEVGEAQSGGNRKDNDEEDKSARPRKRSSRPRPNPRLSNPPKHLQGEQVAAGWPSWLSAVAGEAINGWTPRRADTFEKLDKIGQGTYSNVYKARDALTGKIVALKKVRFDNLEPESVKFMAREILILRRLDHPNVVKLEGLVTSRMSCSLYLVFEYMEHDLAGLAASPGIKFTESQVKCYMHQLLSGLEHCHKRHVLHRDIKGSNLLLDNEGVLKIADFGLASIFNPNHKQPMTSRVVTLWYRPPELLLGATDYGVGVDLWSAGCILAELLAGKPIMPGRTEVEQLHKIFKLCGSPSEGYWKKSKLPHATIFKPQQSYKRCIAETFKDFSPSSLPLIETLLAIDPAERQTATAALRSEFFTTKPYACEPSSLPKYPPSKEMDAKLRDEEARRLRAAGKVNADGVRRSRQRDRAARGIPAPEANAELQANLDRRRLITHANAKSKSEKFPPPHQDGTLGYPLGSSHHIDPVFDTSEIPFSSTHFSYSKSSIQTWSGPLVDTAAGGAPRRKKHTAGDGRAQSRSSKKR, encoded by the exons ATGGGGTGCGTGTTTGGGAGACAGGTGTCCGCGAAGCCGATCTCTGTAGAAAAGGAGAGAAAGCAGGAGGAGGTCAGGGCTGAGAAAACTGAGGTTGAGGTTGGGGAGGCTCAGAGTGGTGGCAATCGGAAGGACAATGACGAGGAGGATAAGAGTGCGCGCCCGCGGAAAAGGTCTTCGAGGCCGAGGCCAAATCCGCGGCTGAGTAATCCGCCGAAGCACTTGCAAGGCGAGCAGGTCGCCGCCGGCTGGCCATCTTGGCTCTCCGCGGTCGCCGGAGAAGCTATCAATGGCTGGACGCCCCGGCGGGCCGACACCTTCGAGAAGCTCGACAAG ATCGGGCAAGGCACATACAGTAATGTTTACAAAGCCAGGGATGCTTTGACGGGGAAGATTGTTGCATTGAAGAAGGTACGGTTTGACAATTTGGAGCCGGAGAGTGTAAAGTTCATGGCCAGAGAGATTCTCATCCTGCGCCGTTTAGATCATCCCAATGTAGTAAAATTGGAAGGTCTTGTGACGTCGAGGATGTCCTGTAGTTTATACCTTGTATTTGAATATATGGAGCATGATTTGGCTGGCCTTGCTGCAAGCCCCGGAATTAAGTTCACAGAATCTCAG GTCAAATGTTACATGCATCAGCTATTATCTGGGCTTGAACACTGTCACAAACGCCATGTCCTGCATCGTGATATAAAGGGGTCAAATCTTTTACTTGACAATGAAGGAGTACTTAAAATTGCTGATTTTGGATTGGCTTCCATCTTCAATCCTAATCACAAGCAGCCTATGACCAGTAGGGTGGTTACCTTATGGTACCGACCTCCAGAACTTCTTCTTGGAGCTACTGATTATGGTGTAGGTGTGGACCTCTGGAGTGCTGGTTGCATTTTAGCAGAGTTGTTGGCTGGGAAGCCTATCATGCCTGGTCGCACAGAG GTGGAGCAGCTTCACAAGATATTTAAACTCTGTGGTTCTCCATCTGAAGGGTATTGGAAAAAGTCAAAGTTGCCGCATGCAACCATATTTAAGCCCCAACAATCGTACAAGCGATGCATAGCAGAGACATTCAAAGATTTTTCACCATCATCTTTACCACTAATTGAGACCCTCCTTGCAATTGACCCAGCTGAACGTCAGACTGCCACTGCTGCATTGAGGAGTGAA TTTTTCACAACCAAACCATATGCATGTGAGCCTTCTAGCCTTCCCAAATATCCTCCCAGCAAGGAGATGGATGCTAAGTTACGAGACGAAGAAGCTAGAAG ATTGAGAGCTGCTGGTAAAGTTAATGCAGATGGTGTGAGAAGATCTCGTCAACGTGATCGAGCTGCAAGGGGAATTCCTGCTCCAGAAGCGAATGCTGAGCTTCAAGCCAATCTTGAT AGGAGGCGTCTAATAACACATGCAAATGCAAAGAGCAAGAGTGAAAAATTTCCTCCTCCGCACCAAGATGGAACACTTGGCTATCCTTTGGGTTCTTCACATCATATTGATCCTGTTTTTGATACTTCTGAAATTCCATTCAGTTCTACACACTTCTcgtattcaaaatcatctatCCAAACTTGGTCTGGCCCATTGGTGGACACTGCTGCTGGTGGTGCTCCGAGAAGAAAGAAACATACAGCTGGTGATGGTCGGGCACAGTCAAGATCAtcaaaaaaaagataa